One window from the genome of Synechococcus sp. PROS-7-1 encodes:
- the rimK gene encoding 30S ribosomal protein S6--L-glutamate ligase has product MRIALLASDPELYSNRRLLEAGEERGHRMEFLNVKQCYMRLDPQNPEMHYRGGNVLERIDAVIPRIRPSVTFYGCAITRQFEAMGIRVLNAAEPIKRSRDKLLASQLFVRHGLNMPVTGFASSPLDTKDLIKMVGGAPLILKLLEGAQGRGVVLAETQKAAESVINAMKSLNANLLVQEFIKEAGGKDLRCFVIGGKVVSAIERTAAVGDFRSNIHQGGSAQAVRIRPEERKLAVSATRALGLDVAGVDIIRSERGPLLLEVNSSPGLEGIETATGKDLAGLMIQEIERKLGWVRTRLSEPLVAC; this is encoded by the coding sequence CTGCGTATTGCCCTGCTGGCCTCGGACCCGGAGCTTTACAGCAACCGCCGTCTTCTGGAGGCCGGCGAGGAACGGGGCCACCGCATGGAGTTCCTCAATGTCAAGCAGTGCTACATGCGCTTGGATCCACAGAATCCTGAGATGCATTACCGGGGTGGCAATGTGCTGGAGCGCATCGATGCGGTGATTCCGCGGATTCGCCCCAGTGTCACCTTCTACGGCTGTGCGATCACACGACAGTTCGAGGCGATGGGCATCCGCGTGCTCAATGCCGCAGAACCGATCAAGCGCTCTCGCGACAAGCTTCTGGCGTCCCAGTTGTTTGTGCGGCACGGCCTGAACATGCCGGTCACCGGCTTTGCCAGCTCACCTCTCGACACCAAAGACCTGATCAAGATGGTGGGTGGTGCCCCGTTGATCCTCAAGTTGCTGGAGGGAGCTCAGGGGCGTGGTGTTGTGTTGGCTGAGACCCAGAAAGCGGCAGAAAGTGTGATCAACGCCATGAAAAGCCTGAACGCCAACCTTCTGGTGCAGGAATTCATCAAGGAAGCAGGTGGAAAAGATCTGCGTTGTTTCGTGATCGGCGGCAAAGTTGTTTCCGCGATTGAACGCACGGCTGCGGTCGGAGATTTTCGCTCCAATATTCATCAAGGTGGGTCGGCCCAGGCCGTGCGCATCCGCCCGGAAGAACGCAAGTTGGCTGTTTCGGCGACCCGTGCCCTCGGGTTGGATGTCGCCGGAGTTGACATCATTCGCTCTGAGCGAGGCCCTCTGCTGTTGGAGGTGAATTCAAGTCCTGGCTTGGAGGGCATTGAAACGGCCACAGGCAAGGATCTGGCCGGCTTGATGATTCAAGAAATCGAGCGAAAACTGGGCTGGGTCCGCACACGCTTATCGGAACCTCTGGTCGCTTGTTGA
- a CDS encoding VOC family protein translates to MKALFTSFPASDYAASKRFYERVIGLRLLREFDGEPHRFTNYDLGGMMLKVYEWQEKYYGVGHSGLFIETDDLDEVVNRIRSLGGKTTDIVVHTWGGRSCSVTDPFGTIFDLIDSNQKGNT, encoded by the coding sequence ATGAAAGCATTGTTCACATCATTCCCCGCATCCGACTATGCCGCCAGCAAACGATTTTATGAAAGGGTGATTGGTCTGCGGTTGCTGAGGGAGTTCGACGGTGAACCGCACAGGTTCACGAACTACGATCTCGGCGGCATGATGTTAAAAGTGTATGAGTGGCAAGAGAAGTACTACGGAGTCGGCCACTCGGGTTTGTTTATCGAGACAGACGATCTCGACGAAGTGGTGAATCGGATTCGCAGCCTCGGTGGGAAGACCACAGACATCGTTGTGCACACATGGGGTGGCCGAAGTTGCTCTGTTACCGATCCTTTCGGGACTATCTTCGATCTGATCGATTCGAATCAGAAAGGAAATACTTAA